A stretch of Pontibacter akesuensis DNA encodes these proteins:
- a CDS encoding DUF4844 domain-containing protein, translating into MTKFEEFKKKEKFVEESASFYTGVADPKIRSVLAEKINKAADDFRAVAESGNPTDKKYQDMIEIGLSRFSDVKMDLDTEDRERVCGYFEELMDMVGLESSGGHLMMFMYGFSLPESS; encoded by the coding sequence ATGACTAAGTTTGAAGAATTTAAAAAGAAGGAAAAGTTCGTGGAGGAAAGCGCATCCTTCTATACAGGAGTTGCAGACCCTAAGATACGCTCCGTACTGGCAGAAAAAATAAATAAAGCAGCAGACGATTTCAGGGCTGTAGCGGAGAGTGGAAATCCGACAGACAAAAAATATCAGGACATGATAGAAATTGGTCTTTCAAGATTCTCTGATGTGAAAATGGACTTGGATACAGAAGACAGAGAAAGGGTTTGTGGCTATTTTGAAGAACTCATGGACATGGTGGGACTTGAAAGCTCTGGCGGTCACTTGATGATGTTCATGTATGGGTTTAGCCTTCCAGAATCATCCTAA